The following proteins come from a genomic window of Alicyclobacillus dauci:
- a CDS encoding IS110 family RNA-guided transposase codes for MKLFVGIDVSSEDLKVCAMNIVGDTLDSFTVTNNHDGASRLRDKLLSLADKEKSKEIHVGLESTSVYSWHPAMFLHEDNSLQKRGTKVFTINPKLISKFREAYPDLDKTDYIDAWIIADRLRFGRLPMTVVLQEQYIALQRLTRMRFHLVHNLTREKQYFLQHLFFKCSAFTSEVESDVFGHAITELLLEQYSLDEIGSMELADLADYLKEKGKNRFPNPEKVAKCIQKAARSSYRLSKCVEDTIDILLATSIESIRTIKQQIKQIDQAIARLLDGIPNTLETIPGIGRVYCAGILAEIGDIHRFKDQAAVAKYAGLTWRKHQSGKFEAEDTKRIKSGNRFLRYYLVEAANSVKRHDPEFQNYYQKKFAEVPKHQHKRALVLTARKLVRLVDVLLRNDQIYTPRRKVNTEKQ; via the coding sequence TTGAAATTATTCGTCGGTATTGACGTTAGCTCTGAAGACTTAAAAGTCTGCGCCATGAACATCGTTGGTGACACACTGGATTCCTTCACAGTCACGAATAACCACGATGGGGCTTCCCGTTTGCGGGACAAGCTTCTGTCCCTAGCAGATAAGGAAAAATCCAAGGAAATCCACGTCGGACTTGAATCCACATCCGTGTACAGTTGGCATCCCGCCATGTTTTTGCACGAAGATAACTCGTTACAAAAACGCGGCACCAAAGTGTTTACCATCAATCCCAAGCTCATTAGTAAGTTCAGGGAGGCTTACCCCGACCTGGACAAGACCGATTATATTGATGCCTGGATTATCGCTGACCGGCTGCGTTTCGGACGACTGCCGATGACCGTGGTACTGCAAGAACAATACATTGCTTTACAGCGCCTTACTCGCATGAGATTTCATCTCGTGCATAATCTGACGCGTGAAAAGCAGTACTTTTTGCAACACCTGTTCTTCAAATGCAGCGCTTTTACCAGCGAGGTGGAAAGCGATGTCTTCGGTCATGCCATCACCGAGTTGTTGCTGGAGCAGTATAGTCTTGATGAAATCGGATCCATGGAACTGGCGGATCTTGCAGATTACCTAAAAGAGAAAGGCAAGAATCGTTTCCCTAATCCGGAGAAGGTCGCCAAGTGCATTCAGAAGGCCGCCCGTTCCTCATACCGCCTCTCCAAATGTGTAGAGGATACGATTGACATCCTGCTTGCTACTTCCATCGAGTCTATACGAACTATCAAGCAACAGATCAAACAGATTGACCAAGCTATCGCGCGACTGCTGGACGGCATCCCGAACACGCTGGAGACCATTCCCGGCATTGGACGCGTTTACTGCGCCGGCATTCTTGCCGAGATCGGCGACATTCACCGGTTTAAAGACCAAGCCGCCGTTGCAAAGTATGCGGGTCTCACGTGGCGTAAACACCAATCCGGTAAATTTGAAGCCGAAGATACTAAGCGAATCAAATCTGGTAACCGGTTCCTCCGCTATTACCTTGTTGAAGCCGCCAACTCGGTAAAACGACATGATCCAGAATTTCAGAATTACTACCAGAAGAAATTCGCTGAGGTGCCAAAGCACCAACATAAAAGAGCCCTCGTCTTAACCGCAAGAAAACTTGTACGTCTGGTCGATGTGCTGCTACGCAACGACCAAATCTACACGCCTAGAAGGAAGGTGAATACGGAGAAGCAATAA
- a CDS encoding DUF2538 family protein, whose amino-acid sequence MTQGSLSGNITKSPRPNCDLLSFQGGLFSGGPRLPLLALRAVVRVRLLAPSKNNFLLEILQKEESKNTIRGDVSMYFVSAEHRTNYEQLVAKFNCQNVPDFESACYVVAHPEIWRKYNGQPGGSPVHWTFGEWNEAENRRDESEAMNCLSGAFRELARAAVEMFTGGQNHFCFARFIGNAGDEVYRVFIQAMNIRRKSETVEVEGVL is encoded by the coding sequence ATGACCCAAGGATCATTGTCTGGGAACATCACGAAGAGTCCAAGACCCAATTGCGATTTATTAAGTTTTCAAGGAGGCCTGTTTTCGGGCGGACCCCGACTTCCGCTCCTCGCCCTCCGGGCTGTGGTGCGGGTTCGGCTACTTGCTCCATCTAAAAACAATTTTTTACTGGAAATTCTTCAAAAAGAAGAATCGAAAAATACTATACGAGGAGATGTTTCGATGTATTTCGTCAGCGCCGAACACCGAACTAACTATGAGCAATTGGTTGCAAAATTCAATTGTCAGAACGTACCCGATTTCGAATCCGCTTGTTACGTCGTTGCCCACCCTGAGATTTGGCGTAAGTATAACGGTCAGCCAGGTGGAAGTCCCGTGCATTGGACGTTCGGTGAGTGGAACGAAGCTGAAAATCGGAGGGATGAGAGCGAAGCCATGAACTGTCTCTCAGGTGCCTTTCGCGAGTTAGCACGTGCAGCGGTCGAGATGTTTACGGGCGGACAAAATCACTTCTGTTTTGCGCGTTTCATTGGAAACGCTGGGGACGAGGTTTACCGCGTATTCATCCAAGCCATGAACATTCGTAGAAAGAGCGAAACCGTAGAAGTAGAGGGAGTTCTATGA
- a CDS encoding recombinase family protein — protein sequence MRTVAYYRSSTNLQEHSVEMQKTMAFKTAREKLLVIEDQYPDPFISARQVTMKDRPELKRLMDDIKKGRVQNLLVYKRDRLARLATEYMHIYRFLKEHQVNVIFTADNEHPLSYTAVGEFFEVLMAGVIQREGEQIAKRIRDSKISKFLAKQYAGKVPFGYHINKHVKENEVQERIVQTPGDIEIARELYDLVLSQHFESLNEIKKYFDRQELSRKVVKKGQVVKERNWEVADIYNILSNPLYMGKHIMTFEGAGEFEATYEGIAIVTVEEWEKVQELLPNMITKRERDKEKIVYHMEGLLFCSVCKEPLIAKDRMRQGVNVGMYECTHEAHNCKVRQEHVETLVLERAKTFFSTMVMANINDLIERYRSTNAERLQRQIKTLSSEIEERKNQMVKRADQYLRTSDTSKKGELTDKLLKLYEQTSTVQKEYDAFIDLLAEVEALSARPKQLADNLAEFLETMQEREPDEIRLLFRDIVACVDVSPKCIDITFKHPYVVSKDVLTDVAT from the coding sequence ATGCGGACCGTTGCGTATTATCGCAGTTCGACGAATCTCCAGGAACATTCCGTGGAGATGCAAAAGACGATGGCGTTCAAGACGGCAAGAGAAAAGCTACTCGTGATTGAGGATCAGTATCCTGATCCGTTCATTTCTGCCAGACAAGTGACGATGAAGGACCGACCAGAACTCAAACGTCTGATGGATGACATCAAAAAGGGGCGCGTGCAAAACTTGCTTGTCTATAAGCGAGACCGACTGGCGCGCCTTGCGACCGAGTATATGCACATTTATCGGTTTTTGAAAGAACATCAGGTGAACGTCATTTTCACTGCCGATAACGAGCATCCGTTGTCCTATACCGCCGTCGGAGAATTCTTTGAAGTGCTGATGGCGGGGGTCATCCAGCGCGAAGGCGAGCAAATTGCCAAGCGTATTCGGGACTCAAAGATTTCAAAGTTCCTTGCCAAACAATACGCAGGCAAAGTCCCGTTTGGTTATCACATCAACAAACATGTGAAAGAAAACGAAGTACAAGAACGGATTGTCCAAACACCAGGCGACATTGAGATTGCCCGAGAGCTGTACGACCTTGTCCTCAGCCAACATTTCGAATCATTGAACGAAATCAAGAAGTATTTCGACCGTCAGGAGCTTTCGAGAAAGGTTGTCAAAAAAGGGCAAGTTGTTAAAGAGCGGAACTGGGAGGTTGCCGATATCTACAACATCTTATCGAACCCGCTCTACATGGGTAAACACATCATGACCTTTGAAGGGGCAGGAGAGTTCGAAGCAACGTATGAAGGCATTGCCATCGTTACAGTTGAAGAGTGGGAAAAGGTTCAAGAATTGCTTCCGAACATGATTACCAAACGTGAACGTGACAAGGAGAAAATTGTCTATCACATGGAAGGACTGCTGTTTTGTTCCGTCTGTAAAGAACCACTCATTGCAAAGGACCGTATGCGACAAGGCGTGAATGTCGGCATGTACGAATGTACACACGAAGCACACAACTGCAAGGTTCGTCAAGAACATGTGGAAACACTTGTTCTGGAGCGGGCGAAAACCTTTTTCAGTACCATGGTAATGGCAAACATCAACGACCTTATCGAACGCTATCGTTCGACAAATGCGGAACGTTTGCAAAGGCAAATCAAGACGCTTTCATCCGAGATTGAAGAACGCAAGAATCAGATGGTGAAACGTGCCGACCAATATTTGCGGACATCGGATACGTCCAAAAAGGGTGAGTTAACCGATAAACTCCTTAAGCTGTACGAGCAAACCAGTACGGTACAGAAGGAGTATGACGCTTTTATCGATTTACTGGCAGAAGTCGAAGCACTTTCCGCGCGACCGAAACAATTAGCTGACAACTTAGCTGAATTTCTGGAGACGATGCAGGAACGGGAACCAGATGAGATCCGTTTGCTGTTTCGGGACATTGTCGCCTGCGTGGATGTCAGTCCAAAGTGTATCGACATCACCTTTAAGCACCCGTATGTTGTCTCGAAGGATGTGTTGACGGATGTCGCTACGTGA
- a CDS encoding recombinase family protein gives MSLRDAITDKKGVFYGRHSTDKQEMEMQRRVAKQVVAEYKGELLPVEYADPNVSATKVPLIKRTHLARLLDDAKEHKFDFVITYARDRLARDAYEHQVIREEMHELGIPIVLAATRSVYDSGDLVIELMQDGLSQYEVEQTRVRTRDTLVHRVEHGEWVGRKPPYGYMFDKDSRQILQVADEIIVVREIFDRYLKGEGCYRIAKALGGSWKKEKVKAIVTNPFYAGYLTAYKGKKKSHSSVSDRCDWVESQEPLKGIPAILTKEEWERCWNFFDQRRKGQVAPRHYNTNFLLRGLVACKDCGSLFQTQNQMTKSSTGKRYGKRYYFCKCRRFEAGEFETTIVRATLDVVNRRALVPGGVDALMEEVRVRLQTDMSQLNKDIRNLEKQVDEAKKRIEEADAEMRSRFQVRQSDETNEKMVSILQHYRLQKQADCNRWERQIKDFKTKLSFIEGIELKNLDWDDLYADALKGDRQALRRFLVFLIDTIIVNAAGEVDEFCAKVDLNH, from the coding sequence ATGTCGCTACGTGATGCCATCACTGACAAGAAAGGCGTATTCTATGGACGACACTCGACGGACAAACAGGAAATGGAGATGCAGCGTCGGGTTGCCAAGCAGGTGGTGGCTGAATACAAAGGGGAGCTTTTGCCTGTTGAATACGCCGATCCCAATGTCTCCGCGACCAAGGTTCCGTTAATTAAACGCACGCATCTCGCGCGACTACTGGATGACGCAAAGGAACACAAGTTTGATTTTGTCATCACCTATGCCAGAGACCGTTTGGCACGCGATGCGTACGAGCATCAAGTGATTCGGGAAGAAATGCATGAGTTGGGGATTCCGATTGTCCTCGCCGCTACTCGAAGTGTGTACGATTCAGGGGATTTGGTTATTGAACTCATGCAAGATGGTCTCAGTCAATACGAAGTCGAACAAACGCGCGTGCGGACCCGCGACACGCTCGTACATCGTGTGGAGCATGGCGAGTGGGTTGGGCGCAAACCGCCGTACGGCTACATGTTTGATAAAGATAGCCGTCAAATTCTACAAGTGGCGGATGAAATCATCGTGGTTCGTGAGATCTTTGACCGCTATTTGAAAGGTGAAGGCTGTTATCGCATCGCAAAGGCGCTGGGTGGGTCATGGAAAAAGGAAAAGGTCAAAGCAATCGTGACGAATCCGTTCTACGCAGGCTACTTGACGGCTTACAAAGGAAAGAAAAAGTCCCACAGCTCTGTTTCGGATCGCTGTGACTGGGTGGAAAGCCAAGAACCACTCAAAGGTATTCCTGCCATTTTAACCAAAGAAGAGTGGGAGCGATGCTGGAACTTCTTTGACCAACGACGCAAAGGGCAAGTGGCTCCGAGGCACTACAACACGAATTTCTTGCTTAGAGGGTTGGTGGCTTGCAAAGACTGTGGGAGTCTTTTTCAGACGCAAAACCAAATGACCAAGAGCAGTACAGGCAAGCGATACGGCAAGCGTTACTATTTCTGCAAGTGCCGTCGTTTTGAAGCAGGGGAATTTGAAACGACCATTGTTCGTGCGACGCTTGATGTTGTCAATCGGCGCGCACTCGTTCCAGGCGGTGTGGACGCACTGATGGAAGAAGTGCGTGTCCGCTTGCAAACTGACATGAGCCAACTCAATAAGGATATCCGCAACTTGGAAAAACAGGTTGATGAAGCGAAGAAGCGTATCGAAGAAGCTGACGCTGAGATGCGAAGTCGGTTTCAGGTGCGTCAGTCTGACGAAACCAACGAGAAGATGGTCTCCATCCTGCAACACTATCGGTTACAGAAGCAAGCCGATTGCAATCGATGGGAACGTCAAATTAAGGACTTCAAAACGAAGCTTTCTTTTATCGAGGGAATTGAACTCAAAAATCTCGATTGGGACGATTTG